A single Lactuca sativa cultivar Salinas chromosome 8, Lsat_Salinas_v11, whole genome shotgun sequence DNA region contains:
- the LOC111909594 gene encoding G-type lectin S-receptor-like serine/threonine-protein kinase At1g34300 codes for MADGGAVFVIVVVVVVKIAIILCVCNKLNQRSKMQTEPFPNDSRFIPLAMVKFLDDMEREKPIRFTAQQLRIATENFSILLGSGGFGTVYKGLVSNGIAVAVKVLNGTSDKRIEEQFMAEVSTMGRTHHFNLVRLYGFCFESSLRALVYEFMVNGSLDNHLFKASKGPIIGFEQLYEIGLGTARGIAYLHEECPQRIVHYDIKPGNILLDSKFCAKVADFGLAKLCNRDNTHITMTGGRGTPGYAAPELWLPLPVSHKCDVYSFGMLLFEIIGRRRNMDVRLADSQQWFPIWVWGKYEKKELKDLMMVCAIEEKDHEAVERMLKVALCCVQYRPDTRPVMSIVVKMLEGALPVPEPLNPFSYLFSGVNEVDYSLARLAWNDGGSDWSSSDVNTKSTVVADTPLMRRHEITMASE; via the exons ATGGCCGATGGTGGTGCAGTTTTCGTTATTGTTGTTG TTGTTGTGGTGAAGATAGCAATCATTTTATGTGTATGCAATAAACTGAATCAACGATCTAAGATGCAAACGGAACCATTCCCTAACGACTCCCGTTTTATTCCGCTCGCCATGGTTAAATTCCTGGATGACATGGAAAGAGAAAAACCGATCCGGTTCACCGCTCAACAGCTAAGAATAGCCACAGAAAACTTCAGCATCTTATTGGGTTCAGGTGGGTTCGGGACAGTTTACAAGGGTCTTGTTAGCAACGGCATAGCTGTAGCTGTAAAAGTACTAAACGGAACCTCCGACAAGAGAATTGAAGAACAGTTCATGGCGGAAGTAAGCACAATGGGAAGAACCCATCACTTTAATCTCGTCAGGCTTTATGGGTTTTGCTTCGAGTCAAGTTTAAGAGCTCTTGTATACGAATTTATGGTCAACGGCTCCCTGGATAATCACTTGTTTAAAGCAAGCAAAGGACCGATTATAGGGTTTGAGCAGCTCTATGAGATTGGTCTGGGAACTGCAAGAGGCATCGCTTACTTGCATGAAGAATGTCCTCAAAGAATCGTTCATTATGATATCAAACCAGGAAACATACTTTTGGATTCAAAGTTCTGTGCAAAAGTGGCGGATTTCGGTTTAGCTAAACTCTGCAACAGGGATAACACTCATATAACCATGACCGGAGGACGTGGTACTCCGGGATACGCCGCCCCCGAACTCTGGCTACCTCTCCCGGTTTCACACAAATGTGATGTTTATAGTTTCGGTATGCTACTCTTTGAGATCATCGGAAGAAGGAGGAACATGGACGTGAGACTTGCAGATAGTCAACAATGGTTTCCAATATGGGTGTGGGGGAAATACGAAAAGAAAGAGTTGAAGGATTTGATGATGGTTTGTGCGATTGAGGAGAAGGATCATGAAGCTGTTGAGAGGATGCTTAAGGTAGCACTTTGTTGCGTTCAGTATAGACCGGACACTCGGCCGGTGATGAGCATCGTTGTGAAAATGTTGGAAGGTGCATTACCGGTGCCGGAGCCTTTAAATCCGTTTTCGTATCTGTTCTCTGGTGTTAATGAAGTCGATTATTCTTTGGCTCGATTGGCTTGGAATGATGGTGGTTCTGATTGGTCTTCGTCTGATGTTAACACCAAGTCTACTGTAGTTGCAGATACACCTCTGATGAGGAGACATGAGATCACAATGGCATCGGAGTAA